From the Daucus carota subsp. sativus chromosome 8, DH1 v3.0, whole genome shotgun sequence genome, one window contains:
- the LOC108197958 gene encoding protein SPEAR3-like codes for MASNREGAGQSGSLLSKRGRKRGIKDTEPRVRQRGLGIAQLERLRLQNEMVAAGGNVAGVTVVPNQLQEGLMVQNPYFLSPVPPISYSYTPVTAPPLPGTQGLKMSMGSESCDLRFGLSTRPNEGNGFPQTNYFTNNLLVAENSEKHETKKAAIDSSGAGSLARSGSTQEPDLELHL; via the exons ATGGCTAGTAACCGTGAAGGAGCCGGACAGAGTGGTAGTTTATTGTCTAAAAGAGGGAGGAAGAGGGGAATAAAAGACACAGAGCCTAGAGTAAGACAAAGAGGCTTAGGTATTGCTCAACTAGAGCGCCTCCGATTGCAGAATGAAATGGTTGCTGCTGGTGGCAATGTTGCTGGGGTGACTGTTGTTCCTAACCAACTGCAg gAGGGTTTGATGGTTCAAAACCCCTATTTCCTATCGCCAGTGCCACCGATCTCTTATAGTTATACTCCTGTTACTGCACCGCCTCTGCCTGGTACTCAAGGCCTCAAG ATGAGCATGGGCAGTGAAAGTTGTGATCTCCGGTTTGGATTGAGTACAAG GCCTAATGAAGGCAACGGGTTCCCACAAACAAATTACTTTACTAATAACCTTCTTGTGGCTGAAAATTCTGAAAAACATGAGACCAAGAAAGCTGCAATTGATTCATCCGGTGCTGGGAGTTTGGCAAGATCAGGCAGCACACAAGAACCAGATTTAGAGCTCCATCTTTGA
- the LOC108199556 gene encoding NADP-dependent malic enzyme, protein MATGGAQDVYGEDCASEDQLVTPWTISVASGYTLLRDPHHNKGLAFTEKERDSHYLRGLLPPAIISQQQQEKKLMQNLRSYDVPLHRYMAMMELQERNERLFYKLLIDNVEELLPVVYTPTVGEACQKYGSIFRRPQGLYISLKEKGKILEVLKNWPEKNIQVIVVTDGERILGLGDLGCQGMGIPVGKLALYTALGGVRPSACLPITIDVGTNNQSLLDNEFYIGLKQRRATGKEYADLLEEFMTAVKQNYGEKVLVQFEDFANHNAFELLSRYSTTHLVFNDDIQGTASVVLSGIVSSLKLIGGTLADHTFLFLGAGEAGTGIAELIALEMSKQTKIPLEETRKKIWLVDSKGLIVSHRKESLQHFKKPWAHEHEPCTTLIDAVKAIKPTVLIGTSGQGKTFTKEVVEAMASFNKKPLIMALSNPTSQAECTAEEAYTWSEGRAVFASGSPFDPVKYNDKLYIPGQANNAYIFPGLGLGLVMSGAIRMHDEMLLAASEALACQVTQEHYDKGMTFPPFSNIRTISANIAAKVAAKVYDLGLATRLPRPDDLVKFAEGCMYSPNYRIYR, encoded by the exons ATGGCCACTGGGGGTGCTCAGGATGTGTATGGGGAGGATTGTGCAAGTGAGGATCAGCTTGTCACTCCATGGACCATCTCTGTTGCAAG TGGGTATACTTTGCTGAGAGATCCACACCATAACAAGGGATTGGCTTTTacggagaaagagagagattcTCATTACTTACGTGGTCTTCTGCCTCCTGCAATTATCAGCCAACAACAACAG GAGAAGAAGTTGATGCAGAATCTGCGCAGTTATGATGTTCCACTACATCGATATATGGCTATGATGGAACTACAG GAAAGGAATGAGAGGCTATTTTACAAGCTTCTCATTGATAATGTGGAAGAACTTCTCCCTGTTGTCTACACTCCAACTGTTGGCGAGGCTTGCCAAAAATATGGGAGCATCTTTAGACGTCCCCAAGGACTCTACATTAGTTTAAAAGAGAA GGGAAAGATTCTCGAAGTACTGAAAAACTGGCCAGAGAAGAATATCCAAGTCATTGTTGTTACTGATGGTGAGAGGATTTTGGGACTCGGGGACCTTGGCTGCCAG GGAATGGGAATACCTGTGGGCAAACTTGCCTTGTACACTGCCCTTGGAGGAGTCAGACCTTCAGCA TGCTTGCCTATAACTATTGACGTGGGTACAAACAATCAATCGTTGCTGGACAACGAATTCTACATCGGGCTCAAACAAAGAAGAGCAACAGGGAAG GAGTATGCTGACCTTCTGGAAGAATTCATGACAGCAGTTAAGCAAAACTATGGTGAAAAAGTTCTTGTCCAG TTCGAAGATTTCGCAAACCACAATGCTTTTGAACTATTGTCAAGATATAGTACTACCCATTTGGTCTTCAATGATGATATTCAG GGCACAGCCTCTGTGGTTCTATCTGGAATCGTCTCATCACTGAAGTTAATTGGCGGGACATTGGCTGATCACACATTTCTATTCCTTGGCGCTGGAGAA GCCGGAACTGGTATAGCCGAACTTATAGCACTTGAGATGTCTAAGCAG ACAAAAATTCCTTTAGAAGAGACACGTAAGAAGATCTGGCTTGTGGACTCGAAG GGATTAATAGTTAGCCATCGCAAAGAATCCCTTCAACATTTCAAGAAACCTTGGGCTCATGAACATGAACCTTGTACGACTCTAATTGATGCTGTCAAG GCTATCAAGCCAACAGTTTTGATTGGAACATCAGGGCAGGGGAAGACATTCACTAAAGAAGTCGTCGAGGCTATGGCTTCCTTCAATAAG AAACCTCTTATTATGGCTCTCTCAAACCCAACCTCTCAAGCCGAGTGCACTGCTGAAGAAGCTTATACCTGGTCTGAG GGCCGTGCAGTATTTGCTAGTGGAAGTCCATTTGACCCTGTGAAGTACAATGACAAACTTTACATTCCTGGCCAG GCAAATAACGCATATATCTTTCCTGGACTTGGACTTGGCTTGGTCATGTCTGGTGCAATTCGAATGCACGACGAAATGCTTCTTGCAGCTT CTGAAGCTTTGGCCTGTCAAGTAACACAGGAACACTATGACAAGGGAATGACATTCCCCCCATTTTCTAACATCAGAACAATATCTGCCAACATTGCAGCTAAAGTGGCAGCTAAAGTTTATGATCTCG GTTTAGCAACACGCCTTCCTCGACCTGATGATCTGGTGAAGTTTGCTGAAGGTTGCATGTATAGTCCCAATTATCGCATCTACCGGTGA